The Betaproteobacteria bacterium genome includes a region encoding these proteins:
- a CDS encoding UDP-glucose/GDP-mannose dehydrogenase family protein, translating into MNLCVIGTGYVGLVTGACFAEMGNHVVCVDKDESKIVALQAGRIPIYEPGLENVVTTNTREGRLHFTTSLQEAMQESNVFFIAVGTPPQEDGSADLQHVLAVAREIGRHMDRYCLIVDKSTVPVGTADSVRAVVQEELASRGADIEFDVVSNPEFLKEGDAVKDFTRPDRVVVGVDSERAAETMRSLYYPFMRNHERILFMGVRDAELTKYAANAMLATKISFMNEIANLCERLGVDVENVRLGIGSDSRIGYSFIYPGAGYGGSCFPKDVKALIHTAEESGFEAQVLRAVEHRNEIQKRRLFEKVAARFTKDLRGVTLGVWGLSFKPGTDDMREAPSVVFLRAAIAAGARIQAYDPVAMEAARAVLPDYWFTDCLLTLSDNQYEAIKGVDALVLVTEWKPFRYPDFAAMRRFMKLPVIFDGRNLYDPKQMTQEGFEYVAIGRGQSPLSAA; encoded by the coding sequence ATGAATCTATGTGTCATCGGGACGGGCTACGTAGGTCTTGTCACCGGCGCCTGCTTCGCCGAGATGGGAAATCACGTCGTCTGCGTCGACAAGGACGAGTCGAAGATCGTGGCCCTGCAGGCGGGCCGCATCCCGATCTATGAACCCGGGCTGGAGAACGTCGTCACCACCAACACCCGGGAAGGTCGCCTGCACTTCACGACCTCGCTGCAGGAAGCGATGCAGGAGAGCAATGTCTTCTTCATCGCCGTGGGAACGCCGCCGCAGGAGGACGGCTCCGCGGACCTGCAGCATGTACTCGCCGTGGCCCGCGAGATCGGCCGCCACATGGATCGCTACTGCCTCATCGTGGACAAGTCCACCGTGCCCGTGGGCACCGCCGACAGCGTGCGCGCCGTCGTGCAGGAAGAACTCGCAAGCCGCGGGGCAGACATCGAGTTCGACGTGGTCAGCAACCCGGAATTCCTGAAGGAAGGTGATGCGGTGAAGGACTTCACGCGTCCGGACCGTGTCGTCGTCGGGGTGGACAGCGAGCGCGCAGCCGAGACCATGCGCTCGCTGTATTACCCCTTCATGCGGAATCACGAGCGCATCCTCTTCATGGGGGTGCGCGATGCCGAGCTGACGAAGTACGCGGCCAACGCAATGCTGGCGACCAAGATCTCGTTCATGAACGAGATCGCCAACCTGTGCGAGCGCCTCGGCGTCGACGTGGAGAACGTGCGTCTCGGCATCGGTTCCGATTCCCGCATCGGGTATTCATTCATCTATCCCGGAGCAGGCTATGGCGGTTCGTGCTTTCCGAAGGACGTCAAAGCCCTCATCCACACGGCGGAAGAGAGCGGCTTCGAGGCGCAGGTACTGCGGGCCGTCGAACACCGCAACGAGATTCAGAAGCGACGCCTGTTCGAAAAGGTCGCGGCACGTTTCACGAAGGATCTGCGCGGCGTGACGCTGGGCGTATGGGGACTCTCGTTCAAGCCCGGCACCGATGACATGCGCGAGGCCCCGTCGGTCGTCTTTCTGCGCGCCGCCATCGCGGCGGGCGCCCGCATCCAGGCCTATGATCCCGTGGCCATGGAAGCCGCGCGCGCCGTTCTTCCGGACTACTGGTTCACGGACTGCCTACTGACGCTTTCCGACAACCAGTATGAAGCGATCAAGGGAGTGGACGCCCTGGTGCTCGTTACCGAGTGGAAGCCGTTTCGCTATCCTGACTTCGCCGCCATGCGCCGGTTCATGAAGCTTCCCGTCATTTTCGATGGGCGCAATCTGTACGATCCGAAGCAGATGACGCAGGAAGGTTTCGAATATGTCGCGATCGGACGCGGTCAGTCACCGCTGTCCGCTGCGTGA